From a single Sebastes umbrosus isolate fSebUmb1 chromosome 17, fSebUmb1.pri, whole genome shotgun sequence genomic region:
- the LOC119476348 gene encoding histone H2A, with protein MSGRGKTGGKARAKAKSRSSRAGLQFPVGRVHRLLRKGNYAERVGAGAPVYLAAVLEYLTAEILELAGNAARDNKKTRIIPRHLQLAVRNDEELNKLLGGVTIAQGGVLPNIQAVLLPKKTEKPAKSK; from the coding sequence ATGTCTGGCAGAGGGAAAACAGGAGGCAAAGCCAGAGCCAAGGCCAAATCCCGCTCCTCCAGAGCCGGTCTCCAGTTCCCAGTAGGTCGAGTCCATCGGCTGCTGCGTAAAGGGAACTACGCAGAGCGCGTCGGAGCTGGAGCTCCTGTTTATCTGGCTGCAGTGCTGGAATACCTGACTGCTGAGATCCTGGAGCTGGCAGGCAATGCAGCCAGAGACAACAAGAAGACCAGGATCATCCCAAGGCACCTGCAGCTGGCTGTGCGTAATGATGAGGAGCTGAACAAGCTGCTGGGAGGAGTCACCATCGCTCAGGGAGGAGTGCTGCCCAACATCCAGGCTGTTCTGCTCCCAAAAAAGACTGAGAAACCAGCCAAGAGCAAGTAG